Below is a window of Syntrophomonas wolfei subsp. wolfei str. Goettingen G311 DNA.
TGCCCGGCATTGCTTCCTCCCTGGTACCTGACCACACAGTTGGCTTTCTCCGCCAGAAAATCAGTTATTTTCCCTTTGCCTTCGTCACCCCACTGGGCTCCCACCAAAACTACGGCTGACATTACTCCACCCCCTGCTTTGTTACCTGCTGCTTTTGGCTTATTGCCAAACTAATAGTAGCAGAAGCACCAGGGCGTGTCAACTTAAGGCATATCCCCATAAGACGGTACCTTCGGCCCAAAGAAAGGGGGAGCTAATCCCCCTTTCCCGCAAGCTTTAAGCATCGGAAGAAACTGCGGAGCAGTTTCAACAAACCGCTGCAACGAGGCGGGGGATTAGAACCCGCCGCCTGTTTTGTTAATAGGAACCCGGCCGCTCAAGAAGCGGGGGACATATCTCACCTCTTTATATATGGGTAATTCGCCGCCGGATTCTACCTGGCCTGGGCTAAAAACATGGGGGTATGCTTCCTTTATGTAACTAATGGGTACAATCTTCAAACCTTTTATATCCTCAGGAACATCCTTCAGGTTGTCCCGGGGAATGAGCAGCTTTTTTATACCGGCCTGGCGGGCTCCGTATATTTTTTCGTAAATCCCCCCCACGGCTTTTACACGTCCCTGTATGGATACTTCACCGGTAATGGCTAGATCCTGACGCAGAGCCATGCCTTTTATCGCACTCAATATGGCCAGGTAAATGGCGGCTCCGGCTGAAGGCCCGTCCACATTGCCTCCGCCCACTATGTTTATATGCAGGTCATAATTCTTCAAGTTTTCCCCGGTTTCTTTTCTAAACAAAGAAGTGGCATTAAAAAGGGAATCCCGGGCCATGGAACCAGCAGTGTCATTGAAACGAATATTGCCTTTCCCTTGTTCCTCAGCCGGGAAGGCTATAGCCTCCAGTTCAATCAAGCTGGCCTGGTAGCCAGAAACCCCTACGCCAAAGATCTTGCCAACTTCGCTGCTGTCAGAGGCCCGGTTTAGTATCTGGGGGGTGATGCGGCTGTTGCGAATGGCCTGGTATATATGCTGGCAGCGGACTTCCAGCGGGGCTTCTTCTCCACAGCTTTCGTTTACTGCCAGGGCATAGGCATCAACCAGTATCTTATTAGCCCCACGCCCTTCTGCGGTATATTCAGCAATAATCTCGGCTACCCCATCTTCCATGTTTATATTAAGTTTTTTTGCCGAGTTTACTACCATCTGGCGAATATGATCCGCTCTGAGCGGTTCAAAAAAAACTTCCATACAGCGTGATCGGAAAGCCGGGTTGATTTCTTCCTTGCTTTTGGTGGTAGCTCCTATCAATATGAAATCTGCCGGCACCCCTTTTTCAAAAAGCTGTTTTATATACTGGGGAATCCTCTCATTATGGGGGTCATAATAGGAGGATTCAAAAAATACCCGCTTATCTTCCAGGACTTTCAATAGTTTGTTTTGCAGCAATGGATCCATTTCCCCCAATTCATCAATAAAGAGAATACCGCCATGGGCATCAGACACCAGCCCCAGCTTGGGTTCTGGTATGCCTTCCTCCGCCAATTCTCTTTTTGCTCCCTGGTATATGGGGTCATGTACTGATCCCAGTAGGGGGTTGGTGGATTCGCGCGGGTCCCAGCGCAGGGTGGTTCCATCCACTTCGATAAAGGGGGCATCTTCTTTAAATGGATTCCCTTTCCGTCCTTTGACCATCTCCAGAGCCAGGCGGGCACAGCTGGTTTTGCCCACCCCGGGAGGGCCATAGAGCAGGATATGCTGGGGGTAAGGATTGTTTAACTTGGATATTATGGAGCTGAGGGCTTTCCCCTGCCCAATTATATCCTCCCGGCAGGATGGCCGGAGAATTTCCAGAGCCGAGCGACTGAGATTAGTGTGCTCCATTTTCTCCAGCCTGCCCAATTTTTTTAGGGTTTGAGCATTCTCCGGGCTGCTGCTTTGTTCCTTTAAAACCTCTAATTTCAAATCTCGGATATATTCGCTGTATTTTTCATCCATCTTTTCCTGAATGCGCTGTTGAATCTGCTCTTCTATGCTTTTCCGAGCGAAAACCTCCGCCACCTTTTCCTCCAAACGATCCAGGGCCAGGCCCAGGTTGCCCGGGGGGTCCACTTCATTTATGGTAGGGTCTTCTTGCAGGATTCTCTGCAAGGCTAATATTCTTTCCTCCAGCTTTGGCGAGCCCATCAAATCGATAGCATCCAGCTTGCTGGCCCTCAGTATGAGTCCCTGGGTACCGTAAATGAGCCCCAGGTTCTTATATAAGCATTCTATCTTCCAGTATAATTGGGTTTCCTGGCTTTGCTCCGTTTCCTGGCTAAATTCTGTTGCGACTGAATACTGCTTCACCGTTATCCTCCTAGAATCATTCTGCGGCAACTATCACCTTTATTTCCGCTTGTATGGAGGGATATACTTTCACTTTAACCTTGTATTCTCCCAATTGTTTAATGGGTTGGGGCAGTTCAATTTTCTTTTTATCGATGACTATTCCCAACTCCTGCTGTAAAATCTCGGAAATCTCCCGTGAAG
It encodes the following:
- the lonC gene encoding Lon family ATP-dependent protease, giving the protein MKQYSVATEFSQETEQSQETQLYWKIECLYKNLGLIYGTQGLILRASKLDAIDLMGSPKLEERILALQRILQEDPTINEVDPPGNLGLALDRLEEKVAEVFARKSIEEQIQQRIQEKMDEKYSEYIRDLKLEVLKEQSSSPENAQTLKKLGRLEKMEHTNLSRSALEILRPSCREDIIGQGKALSSIISKLNNPYPQHILLYGPPGVGKTSCARLALEMVKGRKGNPFKEDAPFIEVDGTTLRWDPRESTNPLLGSVHDPIYQGAKRELAEEGIPEPKLGLVSDAHGGILFIDELGEMDPLLQNKLLKVLEDKRVFFESSYYDPHNERIPQYIKQLFEKGVPADFILIGATTKSKEEINPAFRSRCMEVFFEPLRADHIRQMVVNSAKKLNINMEDGVAEIIAEYTAEGRGANKILVDAYALAVNESCGEEAPLEVRCQHIYQAIRNSRITPQILNRASDSSEVGKIFGVGVSGYQASLIELEAIAFPAEEQGKGNIRFNDTAGSMARDSLFNATSLFRKETGENLKNYDLHINIVGGGNVDGPSAGAAIYLAILSAIKGMALRQDLAITGEVSIQGRVKAVGGIYEKIYGARQAGIKKLLIPRDNLKDVPEDIKGLKIVPISYIKEAYPHVFSPGQVESGGELPIYKEVRYVPRFLSGRVPINKTGGGF